The following are encoded together in the Deinococcus soli (ex Cha et al. 2016) genome:
- the ald gene encoding alanine dehydrogenase translates to MHIGLPKEIKVKENRVALTPGGVATLVRRGHTVTVQHGAGLGSGIADQDYVGAGATLGSADDAWAAEMVVKVKEPVQSEYHYLRPDLLLFTYLHLAADRPLTDALLAAGTTGVAYETVQLDDGSLPLLTPMSEVAGRLSVQAGAYHLQKPVGGRGVLLGGVPGVQPGHVTIIGGGVVGTNAAKMAMGLGAKVTILDVSQRRLAYLDDVFFGKLTTMMSSEANIRDLLPTTDLLIGGVLIPGAKAPHLVTRDMLKLMPEGSVIVDVAVDQGGCVETIHATTHDDPTYTVDGVIHYGVANMPGAVPRTSTFALTNQTLPYALLLADHGVNALHRNKALMLGLNTHQGKLTYQGVADAFELAYVAPEAALA, encoded by the coding sequence ATGCACATCGGACTCCCGAAAGAAATCAAGGTCAAGGAAAACCGCGTCGCCCTCACCCCCGGCGGTGTCGCCACCCTCGTCCGCCGCGGCCACACCGTCACCGTCCAGCACGGCGCCGGCCTCGGCAGCGGCATCGCCGATCAGGACTACGTGGGCGCCGGCGCCACCCTTGGCAGTGCCGACGACGCCTGGGCCGCCGAGATGGTCGTGAAAGTCAAGGAACCCGTCCAGAGCGAGTACCACTACCTCCGCCCCGACCTCCTGCTGTTCACGTACCTGCACCTCGCGGCTGACCGCCCCCTCACCGACGCTCTCCTCGCAGCGGGCACCACCGGCGTCGCCTACGAAACCGTGCAACTCGACGACGGCAGCCTGCCGCTGCTGACCCCCATGAGCGAGGTCGCGGGCCGCCTCAGCGTCCAGGCCGGCGCGTACCACCTCCAGAAACCCGTCGGCGGACGCGGCGTCCTCCTCGGCGGCGTCCCCGGCGTGCAACCCGGCCACGTCACCATCATCGGCGGCGGCGTCGTCGGCACCAACGCCGCCAAGATGGCCATGGGCCTCGGCGCCAAAGTCACCATCCTCGACGTCAGCCAACGCCGCCTCGCGTACCTCGACGACGTCTTCTTCGGCAAGCTCACCACCATGATGAGCAGCGAAGCCAACATCCGCGACCTGCTCCCCACCACCGACCTCCTCATCGGCGGCGTCCTCATCCCCGGCGCCAAAGCCCCCCACCTCGTCACCCGTGACATGCTGAAACTCATGCCCGAAGGCAGCGTCATCGTCGACGTCGCCGTCGACCAGGGCGGCTGCGTCGAAACCATCCACGCCACCACCCACGACGACCCCACCTACACCGTCGACGGCGTGATCCACTACGGCGTCGCCAACATGCCCGGCGCCGTCCCCCGCACCAGCACCTTCGCGCTCACCAACCAGACCCTCCCTTACGCCCTCCTCCTCGCCGACCACGGCGTGAACGCCCTGCACCGCAACAAGGCCCTCATGCTCGGCCTGAACACCCACCAGGGCAAACTCACGTACCAGGGCGTCGCCGACGCGTTCGAACTGGCGTACGTGGCGCCCGAAGCGGCGCTGGCCTGA
- a CDS encoding metallophosphoesterase — protein MPGAPSIVVPDIHGCSHFLEWVEARFPDRSLILLGDLLYRGPDSRAALRRALGWAESGRATLLWGNHEHWVCTEGLNLTGRARTAWFREHEAEVVAQYEAAGDDLNAFITDLERFRALARPYVVEGPMLCAHAARPSLGAHADDLLDTGYLWDTPDMGLHPLPTHLHPALTYSVHGHKPQREPVVDLHGEGVVYLDLGSASTGRFGVWDAQSRSIHLYDES, from the coding sequence TTGCCGGGCGCGCCCTCCATCGTGGTGCCGGACATCCACGGCTGCTCCCACTTCCTGGAGTGGGTGGAGGCGCGCTTCCCGGACCGTTCGCTGATCCTGCTGGGCGACCTGCTGTACCGGGGCCCGGATTCACGCGCGGCCCTGCGGCGCGCCCTGGGCTGGGCCGAGTCGGGCCGCGCGACGCTGCTGTGGGGCAACCACGAACACTGGGTCTGCACCGAGGGTCTGAACCTGACGGGCCGGGCCCGCACCGCGTGGTTCCGCGAGCACGAGGCCGAGGTCGTCGCCCAGTACGAGGCGGCCGGGGATGACCTGAACGCCTTCATCACCGATCTGGAACGCTTCCGGGCGCTGGCGCGGCCGTACGTCGTGGAGGGGCCGATGCTCTGCGCGCACGCGGCCCGCCCCAGCCTGGGCGCGCACGCCGACGACCTGCTGGACACCGGGTACCTGTGGGACACGCCCGACATGGGCCTGCACCCCCTGCCCACGCACCTGCACCCTGCCCTGACGTACTCGGTACACGGCCACAAGCCGCAGCGTGAGCCGGTCGTGGATCTGCACGGTGAGGGCGTGGTGTACCTCGATCTCGGCTCGGCCTCCACCGGCCGCTTCGGCGTGTGGGACGCCCAGTCCAGATCCATTCATCTGTACGACGAGTCCTGA
- a CDS encoding peptidylprolyl isomerase, whose protein sequence is MSRRALITVSVLMGAALVACAPAATTPAGTAPATTVPAPVTAAPVSPTPAATAPAPVLSFQAMPELTQAPVRSFSSAPAQIIDPNKRYRAILKTSQGDVTLDLYPKVAPAAVNNFVFLALNHFYDGTRFHRVIDGFMAQGGDPLSADPAQQANWGTGGPGYQFSAELVSGVRFDRAGVLGMARSQSLSSQGSQFFITVAPADFLSGNYTVFGQVIGGQDVLNRLQRNYTGSGPIAGAGADTLLGVQILQEQ, encoded by the coding sequence ATGTCCCGACGTGCCCTGATCACCGTTTCCGTCCTGATGGGTGCCGCACTGGTCGCCTGCGCGCCCGCCGCCACCACGCCAGCTGGTACGGCTCCGGCCACCACGGTCCCGGCGCCCGTCACCGCCGCGCCGGTCTCCCCCACTCCCGCGGCGACCGCGCCCGCCCCGGTGCTGAGCTTCCAGGCGATGCCGGAACTGACGCAGGCCCCGGTGCGGTCGTTCAGCAGCGCACCCGCGCAGATCATCGACCCGAACAAACGCTACCGCGCGATCCTGAAGACCAGTCAGGGGGACGTGACCCTGGACCTATACCCGAAGGTCGCGCCTGCCGCCGTGAACAACTTCGTGTTCCTCGCACTGAACCACTTCTATGACGGCACGCGCTTCCACCGCGTGATCGACGGCTTCATGGCGCAGGGCGGCGACCCTCTGAGCGCCGACCCCGCCCAGCAGGCGAACTGGGGCACGGGCGGTCCCGGGTACCAGTTCAGCGCGGAACTCGTCAGTGGCGTGCGCTTCGACAGGGCCGGGGTGCTGGGCATGGCCCGCTCGCAGAGCCTCAGCTCGCAGGGCAGCCAGTTCTTCATCACGGTCGCGCCCGCCGATTTTCTCAGCGGGAACTACACGGTGTTCGGGCAGGTCATCGGTGGACAGGACGTTCTGAACCGCCTGCAACGCAACTACACGGGCAGTGGCCCGATTGCTGGGGCAGGCGCGGACACGCTGCTGGGCGTGCAGATCCTTCAGGAGCAGTGA
- the pyrR gene encoding bifunctional pyr operon transcriptional regulator/uracil phosphoribosyltransferase PyrR, translating to MTPKATILTADEVRRALTRIAHEIIERNKGAENLALIGVHTRGIPLARRLAEKLSTLEGVDVPTGMLDITLYRDDLSEVAQQPIIRETQVPFDLRDRRVILVDDVLYTGRTVRAALDALIDLGRPAGIQLAVLVDRGHRELPIRADYVGKNLPTAASEVVKVKLQETDDVDSVELWDMEALR from the coding sequence GTGACGCCCAAAGCCACGATCCTCACCGCCGACGAGGTCCGCCGCGCCCTGACCCGCATCGCGCACGAGATCATCGAACGCAACAAGGGCGCCGAGAACCTCGCCCTGATCGGCGTACACACCCGCGGCATCCCCCTGGCCCGCCGCCTCGCCGAGAAGCTCAGCACCCTGGAAGGCGTGGACGTTCCCACCGGCATGCTGGACATCACCCTGTACCGCGACGACCTGAGCGAGGTCGCCCAGCAGCCCATCATCCGCGAGACGCAGGTGCCGTTCGACCTGCGCGACCGCCGCGTGATCCTCGTGGACGACGTGCTGTACACCGGCCGCACCGTCCGCGCCGCGCTGGACGCCCTGATCGACCTCGGCCGCCCCGCCGGGATCCAGCTGGCCGTGCTCGTGGACCGCGGGCACCGCGAACTGCCGATCCGCGCCGACTACGTCGGCAAGAACCTCCCCACCGCCGCCAGCGAGGTCGTGAAGGTCAAACTCCAGGAAACCGACGACGTGGACAGCGTCGAACTGTGGGACATGGAGGCGCTGCGATGA
- a CDS encoding Hsp20/alpha crystallin family protein, with amino-acid sequence MMRFDPFREIEELTQRMDRAFGQAAAPTRFAPPVDVHEDEYGLELTLDLPGVTPDQLQIEAENQTLTVQATRAYDRREGRTAHRVERAHGTLARTFNVPAKYDLTKVEADLQHGTLTIKVPRSEAAQKRTITVRTNNVLDSETASA; translated from the coding sequence ATGATGCGATTTGATCCCTTCCGTGAAATCGAGGAACTCACCCAGCGCATGGACCGCGCCTTCGGCCAGGCCGCCGCGCCCACCCGCTTCGCCCCGCCCGTCGATGTGCACGAGGACGAGTACGGCCTCGAACTCACGCTCGACCTGCCCGGCGTGACTCCGGATCAGCTGCAGATCGAGGCGGAGAACCAGACGCTGACCGTGCAGGCCACCCGCGCCTACGACCGCCGCGAGGGCCGCACCGCGCACCGCGTCGAACGCGCCCACGGCACCCTGGCCCGCACCTTCAACGTGCCCGCCAAGTACGACCTCACCAAGGTCGAGGCGGACCTGCAACACGGCACCCTGACCATCAAGGTGCCCCGCAGCGAAGCCGCCCAGAAACGCACCATCACCGTCCGGACGAACAACGTTCTCGACAGTGAAACGGCCAGCGCGTAA
- a CDS encoding Lrp/AsnC family transcriptional regulator has translation MSQSDLDAIDRQILGILQRDARIPNTELADEIGLTPAPTLRRVRRLEEEGVIQRYVALLDPKTVGRELMVIVRVTLDKQTKAGFEEFAKKMQDRPEVLECFLCLGDIDYLLKVSVPDLDAYQHFLVNTLAAIPGVRNTASTIVVKQEKYTTSLPLD, from the coding sequence ATGTCTCAGAGTGATCTGGATGCCATCGACCGGCAGATTCTGGGGATCCTGCAACGGGACGCCCGCATTCCGAACACGGAACTCGCGGACGAGATCGGCCTGACCCCCGCCCCCACCCTTCGCCGCGTGCGCCGCCTAGAGGAGGAGGGGGTCATTCAGCGGTACGTGGCGCTGCTCGACCCGAAGACCGTCGGGCGCGAACTGATGGTGATCGTGCGCGTCACGCTGGACAAGCAGACCAAGGCGGGCTTCGAGGAGTTCGCCAAGAAAATGCAGGACCGGCCCGAGGTGCTCGAATGCTTCCTGTGCCTGGGGGACATCGACTACCTGCTGAAGGTGTCCGTGCCGGATCTGGACGCGTACCAGCACTTCCTGGTGAACACCCTGGCCGCCATTCCCGGCGTGCGGAACACCGCCAGCACGATCGTCGTGAAGCAGGAGAAGTACACGACCAGCCTTCCACTGGACTAG
- a CDS encoding dihydroorotase produces the protein MITITNIKRVGSEKTESVTIEGGLIKGWNLLEEGDIIDGQGGTVAPALIELHAHLREPGQTEKEDLSSGLAAAAAGGYGTVVSMPNTSPVVDDPAIVRTLIEKAAGLGFARLRPAAALTKGQKGEELAELTYLKEAGAAMFTDDGRTNENARTLRLGLETAGSLGMVISVHAEDASLRADGVMNEGPVSEALGLPGNPAAAEAARVARDIEIVAGLHAQGVPARLHVQHLSTARALDLVRAAKAQGLPVTCEVCPHHLTLTDEALRSFDAIYKVAPPLRTQADADHLLEGLRDGSVDCLATDHAPHTRAEKERDLLDAPSGIAYIELAFPLMYTRFGETLGLERILDLMTAAPARVMGWAAPTLDAGQKADLVILDLTTERPVNPAEFRSKAKFTPWAGETLKGWPVLTVVDGKVAFQR, from the coding sequence ATGATCACGATTACGAACATCAAGCGCGTCGGGTCGGAGAAGACCGAGAGCGTCACCATTGAGGGCGGCCTGATCAAGGGCTGGAACCTGCTGGAAGAGGGCGACATTATTGACGGGCAGGGCGGCACGGTCGCGCCCGCGCTGATCGAGCTGCACGCGCACCTGCGCGAGCCGGGGCAGACGGAAAAGGAGGACCTGAGCAGCGGTCTGGCGGCGGCGGCGGCCGGTGGGTACGGCACGGTGGTGAGCATGCCGAACACCAGCCCGGTCGTGGACGACCCAGCGATTGTGCGGACGCTGATCGAGAAGGCGGCGGGGCTGGGCTTCGCGCGCCTGCGTCCGGCGGCGGCGCTGACGAAGGGCCAGAAGGGCGAGGAACTGGCCGAACTGACCTACCTGAAAGAGGCGGGCGCGGCGATGTTCACGGACGACGGGCGCACGAACGAGAACGCCCGCACGCTGCGCCTAGGGCTGGAGACGGCCGGGAGTCTGGGCATGGTGATCAGCGTGCACGCCGAGGACGCCAGCCTGCGCGCAGACGGGGTGATGAACGAGGGGCCGGTCAGCGAGGCGCTGGGCCTCCCGGGCAACCCGGCGGCGGCCGAGGCGGCGCGCGTGGCGCGGGATATCGAGATCGTGGCGGGCCTGCACGCGCAGGGTGTTCCGGCGCGGCTGCACGTGCAGCACCTGAGCACGGCGCGCGCGCTGGACCTGGTGCGGGCCGCGAAGGCGCAGGGCCTCCCGGTGACGTGTGAGGTCTGTCCGCACCACCTGACCCTGACGGACGAGGCGCTGCGGAGCTTCGACGCGATCTACAAGGTCGCGCCGCCCCTGCGCACGCAGGCGGACGCCGATCACCTGCTGGAAGGCCTGCGGGACGGCAGCGTGGACTGCCTCGCCACCGATCACGCGCCGCACACCCGCGCGGAGAAGGAACGCGACCTGCTGGACGCCCCCAGTGGCATCGCGTACATCGAGCTGGCGTTCCCGCTGATGTACACCCGCTTTGGCGAGACGCTGGGCCTGGAGCGCATCCTGGACCTGATGACCGCCGCCCCGGCGCGCGTCATGGGCTGGGCGGCCCCCACCCTGGACGCGGGGCAGAAGGCCGATCTGGTCATCCTCGACCTGACCACCGAACGCCCCGTGAACCCCGCCGAGTTCAGGAGCAAGGCGAAGTTCACGCCCTGGGCCGGGGAAACATTGAAGGGCTGGCCGGTGCTGACCGTCGTGGACGGCAAGGTCGCGTTCCAGCGGTAG
- a CDS encoding ABC transporter ATP-binding protein produces MFSRPGRAALPLSPDAPRVKRDPRQLVRLLAFARPYRWVFVVGVVATLISSGLNLVFPALFGRLIDASFLKVGSTDTSQLDRTVVALLGIFALSAVFGAAQSFLLSRVGAGVVADLRRAVFAHLLTLSPRFFGEHKTGDLTSRLTSDVGTVQTVTSTALAQLAAQSVSLVGAVALLVTTSPRLSLLTLAVIPLVIGTAVTIGRRIRRVSREVQDAVAGANASAEEAISGVRVVQSFTAEGLEEGRYGQGVTQSFLAALKRARLQALMAGVMSFLTFGALAVVLWYGGRLVMAGSLTPGNLVTFLFYALQVGGTVVALTGVFNQFQEALGASGRIFELLDERSDLPQPAQPAPLARAEGRVSFDGVSFTYDGDSVEGGRAAVLRGVTLDVPAGQVVALVGPSGAGKTTLVNLIPRFWDVTGGTLRVDGRDVRDYALADLRAQVGLVPQETLLFSGSIRENILYGRPGARPDEVEAAARAANAHEFITAFPQGYDTVVGERGVKLSGGQRQRVAIARAILKDPRILILDEATSALDNESEALVQAALERLMQGRTTFVIAHRLSTIRNADRILVMDAGRVTEDGTHAQLLAAGGLYRDLYELQFRAEQDAREDMNAAVR; encoded by the coding sequence ATGTTCTCCCGTCCTGGCCGCGCTGCCTTACCCCTCAGTCCGGATGCGCCACGTGTGAAGCGCGATCCGCGTCAGCTGGTGCGCCTGCTGGCGTTCGCGCGGCCGTACCGCTGGGTGTTCGTGGTGGGCGTGGTCGCCACGCTGATCTCCAGTGGGTTGAATCTGGTGTTCCCGGCGTTGTTCGGGCGGTTGATCGACGCGTCGTTCCTGAAGGTCGGGTCGACGGACACGTCGCAGCTGGACCGGACGGTGGTGGCGCTGCTGGGGATCTTCGCACTGTCAGCGGTGTTCGGGGCGGCGCAGTCGTTCCTGCTGTCCCGGGTGGGGGCGGGCGTGGTGGCGGACCTGCGCCGGGCGGTGTTCGCGCACCTGCTGACGCTCTCGCCCCGCTTCTTCGGGGAGCACAAGACCGGTGACCTGACCAGCCGCCTGACGTCGGACGTGGGCACCGTGCAGACGGTCACGAGTACGGCGCTGGCGCAGCTGGCGGCGCAGTCCGTGAGTCTGGTGGGCGCCGTGGCGCTGCTCGTGACCACCAGCCCGCGCCTGAGCCTGCTGACCCTGGCCGTCATCCCCCTGGTGATCGGCACCGCCGTGACCATCGGGCGGCGCATCCGCCGCGTGAGCCGCGAGGTGCAGGACGCTGTGGCAGGCGCGAACGCCAGCGCCGAGGAGGCCATCAGCGGCGTGCGCGTCGTGCAGAGCTTCACCGCCGAGGGCCTGGAGGAGGGCCGCTACGGGCAGGGCGTCACGCAGAGTTTCCTGGCCGCCCTGAAACGCGCCCGGCTTCAGGCCCTCATGGCGGGCGTGATGAGCTTCCTGACCTTCGGCGCGCTGGCCGTGGTCCTGTGGTACGGCGGGCGGCTGGTCATGGCGGGCAGCCTCACGCCGGGGAACCTCGTGACGTTCCTGTTCTACGCGCTGCAGGTGGGCGGCACGGTCGTCGCGCTGACCGGCGTGTTCAACCAGTTCCAGGAGGCGCTGGGCGCGTCGGGCCGCATCTTCGAACTGCTGGACGAACGCAGCGACCTGCCGCAGCCCGCGCAGCCCGCCCCTCTGGCACGCGCGGAGGGCCGCGTGTCCTTCGACGGCGTGTCTTTCACGTACGACGGTGACAGCGTGGAGGGCGGGCGGGCCGCCGTGCTGCGCGGCGTGACCCTGGACGTCCCCGCCGGGCAGGTCGTCGCCCTGGTCGGGCCGAGCGGGGCGGGGAAGACGACCCTGGTGAACCTCATCCCGCGCTTCTGGGACGTCACGGGCGGCACCCTGCGCGTGGACGGGCGGGATGTGCGCGACTACGCCCTGGCCGACCTGCGCGCCCAGGTGGGCCTCGTGCCGCAGGAGACGCTGCTGTTCAGCGGCAGTATCCGCGAGAACATCCTGTACGGCCGCCCCGGCGCGAGGCCCGACGAAGTGGAGGCCGCCGCCCGCGCCGCGAACGCGCACGAGTTCATCACCGCGTTCCCGCAGGGGTACGACACGGTCGTCGGGGAGCGCGGCGTGAAACTCAGCGGCGGGCAACGCCAGCGGGTCGCCATCGCCCGCGCCATTCTGAAAGACCCCCGCATCCTGATCCTCGACGAGGCCACCAGCGCCCTGGACAACGAATCCGAAGCGCTCGTGCAGGCCGCGCTGGAACGCCTCATGCAGGGCCGCACCACCTTCGTCATCGCCCACCGCCTCAGCACCATCCGGAACGCCGACCGGATCCTCGTCATGGACGCCGGACGCGTCACCGAGGACGGCACCCACGCGCAGCTCCTCGCGGCGGGCGGCCTGTACCGCGACCTGTACGAACTGCAGTTCCGTGCCGAACAGGACGCCCGGGAGGACATGAACGCGGCCGTCCGGTAA
- a CDS encoding phosphatidylserine decarboxylase: MRVRRLIPVALAAGAALYLRGVYRYRDPVRLPKVGAGEVLSAADGVVGFVRRVEDGRTDGLDVPALLGTPGAADGWLIGVTVGPLDVHYVFQPVSGAVSYATHVGARANVPLLDAAGTLGALTGRAVDTLVTRGALENERQAAVIATPDGDVTVTLVAGRAGLSGTSFTREGDEVRAGYKAAFLQEGGLVLLHVPLAFMPAVRVGDRVTGAETVVARRG, from the coding sequence ATGCGTGTTCGCCGTCTGATTCCTGTTGCGTTGGCTGCTGGCGCGGCCCTGTACCTGCGTGGCGTGTACCGCTACCGTGACCCGGTGCGCCTCCCGAAGGTAGGGGCGGGCGAGGTCCTGAGTGCCGCCGACGGCGTGGTGGGGTTCGTGCGGCGGGTGGAGGACGGCCGCACGGACGGGCTGGACGTGCCGGCGCTGCTGGGCACGCCGGGCGCGGCGGACGGCTGGCTGATCGGGGTGACCGTCGGGCCGCTGGACGTGCATTACGTGTTCCAGCCGGTGTCGGGCGCGGTGTCGTACGCGACGCACGTGGGCGCGCGGGCGAACGTGCCGCTGCTGGACGCGGCAGGCACGCTGGGCGCGCTGACGGGCCGCGCGGTGGATACGCTGGTGACGCGCGGGGCACTGGAGAACGAGCGGCAGGCGGCGGTGATCGCCACGCCGGACGGGGACGTGACGGTGACGCTGGTGGCGGGCCGCGCGGGCCTGAGCGGCACGTCCTTCACGCGGGAGGGGGACGAGGTGCGCGCCGGGTACAAGGCCGCGTTCCTGCAGGAGGGCGGGCTGGTGCTGCTGCACGTGCCGCTGGCGTTCATGCCCGCCGTGAGGGTGGGGGACCGCGTGACGGGCGCGGAGACGGTCGTGGCCCGCCGGGGCTGA
- a CDS encoding NAD(P)/FAD-dependent oxidoreductase, with the protein MDLRSGRAFWPLTNGLMHTYPPLSGDESADVLVIGAGITGALLADRLSAAGLDVVVTDLRDAAFGSTSASTALLQYEIDTNLVDLIPMIGQADAERAYHLCREAIDMVRDLTTELPDDCGFRERGSLYYASNRRDARMLAQEHAARTRAGLNVEHLDAHALKGRFGITAPAALFSPDGAEVDPYRLAQHLLQRAQSRGARVYDRTEVTRLDEPKDRHGGDFTAHTDRNAKIQARWVVVATGYEAEKFLGRRLAQLKNSYALATEPIAETDGELWPTGCLIWETARPYLYARTTQDGRVIIGGEDDNHHNPARRDRVLPAKQRRLERKLGKLLPHLHPETAFAWAGTFGETKDGLAYIGPREKGDRLLFALGYGGNGITYSVQAARLLTDLIQGEEHDDLRIFRLDR; encoded by the coding sequence ATGGATCTCCGCAGCGGACGCGCCTTCTGGCCCCTCACCAACGGCCTCATGCACACCTACCCGCCCCTGAGCGGCGACGAGAGCGCCGACGTGCTCGTCATCGGCGCGGGCATCACGGGCGCGCTGCTCGCCGACCGCCTGAGTGCCGCCGGGCTGGACGTCGTCGTGACCGACCTGCGCGACGCCGCGTTCGGCAGCACCAGTGCCAGCACCGCCCTCCTCCAGTACGAGATCGACACGAACCTCGTGGACCTGATCCCCATGATCGGGCAGGCCGACGCGGAACGCGCCTACCACCTGTGCCGCGAGGCGATCGACATGGTGCGCGACCTGACCACCGAACTCCCCGACGACTGCGGCTTCCGCGAGCGGGGCAGCCTGTACTACGCCAGCAATCGCCGCGACGCCCGCATGCTCGCGCAGGAACACGCCGCCCGCACCCGCGCCGGACTGAACGTCGAACATCTTGACGCCCATGCCCTGAAGGGCCGTTTCGGGATCACCGCGCCCGCCGCGCTGTTCAGCCCCGACGGCGCCGAGGTCGACCCGTACCGCCTCGCGCAGCACCTCCTTCAGCGCGCGCAGTCACGGGGCGCGCGGGTGTACGACCGCACGGAAGTCACCCGCCTGGACGAGCCCAAAGACCGGCATGGAGGCGACTTCACCGCGCACACTGACCGGAACGCGAAGATCCAGGCCCGCTGGGTCGTCGTCGCCACCGGGTACGAAGCCGAGAAGTTCCTCGGCAGGCGCCTCGCGCAGCTGAAGAACTCCTACGCCCTGGCGACCGAACCCATCGCAGAAACCGACGGGGAACTGTGGCCCACCGGGTGCCTCATCTGGGAAACGGCCCGCCCGTACCTGTACGCCCGCACCACCCAGGACGGCCGCGTCATCATCGGTGGCGAGGACGACAACCACCACAACCCCGCCCGCCGCGACCGCGTTCTGCCCGCCAAGCAAAGACGCCTGGAACGGAAGCTCGGGAAGCTCCTCCCGCACCTCCACCCGGAAACGGCCTTCGCCTGGGCGGGTACCTTCGGCGAAACGAAGGACGGTCTCGCGTACATCGGCCCCCGGGAGAAGGGCGACCGGCTGCTGTTTGCCCTCGGCTACGGTGGCAACGGCATCACGTACAGCGTGCAGGCCGCCCGCCTCCTCACGGACCTGATCCAGGGAGAGGAGCACGACGACCTGCGGATCTTCCGGCTGGACCGCTGA
- a CDS encoding aspartate carbamoyltransferase catalytic subunit has protein sequence MNAPTSMGARPPHLLDFQDWTPERLHAILDNADTMLQVLDRPVKKVPALQGLTVCNAFFENSTRTRTSFELAARRMSADVLTFAAGASSVSKGESLRDTLEVLTSYKVDAYIVRHHAAGAAHLVARYSGKPVINAGDGRRAHPTQALLDAYTIRQEYGSLEGKKVAILGDVRHSRVARSNAELLPKLGAQVVLCGPATLLPPGLAQMPGVTLTTDPKEAVRGAHAVMALRLQRERMSGGFLGSLQEYADTYQVNDTLLKEAESGAIVLHPGPMNRDLEISSDAADGPQSRILKQVENGQAIRMSVLYHLLVGRN, from the coding sequence ATGAACGCCCCCACCAGCATGGGCGCCCGCCCACCCCACCTCCTGGACTTCCAGGACTGGACGCCCGAACGCCTGCACGCCATCCTCGACAACGCCGACACCATGCTCCAGGTGCTCGACCGGCCCGTGAAGAAGGTCCCGGCCCTTCAAGGCCTGACCGTGTGCAACGCGTTCTTCGAGAACAGCACCCGCACCCGCACCAGCTTCGAACTGGCCGCCCGGCGCATGAGTGCCGACGTCCTCACCTTTGCCGCCGGGGCCAGCAGCGTCAGCAAGGGCGAATCCTTACGCGACACGTTGGAAGTCCTGACCTCCTACAAGGTCGACGCGTACATCGTCCGCCACCACGCCGCGGGCGCCGCGCATCTGGTGGCCCGCTACAGCGGCAAACCCGTCATCAACGCCGGGGACGGCCGCCGCGCCCACCCCACCCAGGCGCTGCTTGACGCGTACACCATCCGCCAGGAATACGGCAGCCTGGAAGGCAAGAAGGTCGCCATCCTCGGTGACGTCCGCCACAGCCGCGTGGCGCGCAGCAACGCCGAACTGCTGCCCAAACTGGGCGCGCAGGTCGTCCTGTGCGGCCCCGCCACCCTCCTCCCCCCCGGCCTCGCGCAGATGCCCGGCGTGACCCTCACCACCGACCCTAAGGAGGCCGTCCGCGGCGCACACGCCGTCATGGCCCTGCGCCTTCAGCGCGAACGCATGAGCGGCGGGTTCCTCGGCAGCCTCCAGGAATACGCCGACACCTACCAGGTGAACGACACCCTGCTGAAAGAAGCCGAGAGCGGCGCCATCGTCCTGCACCCCGGGCCCATGAACCGCGACCTGGAAATCAGCAGTGACGCCGCCGACGGCCCCCAGAGCCGCATCCTGAAACAGGTCGAGAACGGGCAGGCCATCCGCATGAGCGTCCTGTACCACCTGCTGGTCGGACGGAACTGA